The Paraburkholderia sp. FT54 genome includes the window AAATAGTAAACGAATCGCGGGTCATTCCCCTTGAAGTCCTTCACCCAGAGCGTTGTGTCATGCGGCCAATAATCCGCTGCCACATAGTAAACGCTTCCTACGACTCCTTTCCGACCAAGCACCACTCCCGGACCAACGGCCGTCGACGTGTCGTGATAGCTGGACACCCCCCCGGATGAGACCACAGGCACAGAACCCTGACGCTGAGTGGCCTTTGTGATATCGAAGCCACGTTGCAGGGTTAGTTGTTCTCCTATGGTGGTGCGAATCCACCCGTCAGGAAGCATTTGTCACCTTGTTCAGTTGTGCTCGGATCACAGCGGTAAGTTGTTCGGAAGTGGCAAAGTGCCTGTCCAGCTCTTCCAGCAAACGCGAGTACTTCTCCGCGAACGGCTCGCCGTCATTCTGCTGCTCCTCTGCACCTACGTAACGGCTGGGAGTAAGGACAAAGCCATGCTTTTTGATTTCCTCGATGTTAGCGGCGTTGCAGAAACCAGGGATGTCGGAGTAGGACCACGTGCCGTGCTGTGCTTCATCCCACCACTCGGGCCTCTTCTCGCCACGCCATTGGCGGAACGCATAGATGATGCGCCCGATATCAGTATCAGGTTTCGGGTCACCTTGCCCGCCAGCCATCAGCGTTTCACCATCTTCGCCGCCGCTAAGCACGCGCAGCGTACGTGTCTCCATGCTGCCGAGTTTGCGAGCGTCGATGAATAGTGTTTCGCTCGTGCGGTCGCGACCGCCGTACTTGAGATTGCGACCGCTCTTGTCACGGGTCACGAACCACAGACATACGGGGATGCCAGTGGTGAAGAATAACTGCGTCGGCAGGGCCACGATGCAGTCCACTAGGTCAGCCTCGACGATGCGCTTGCGGATCTCTCCTTCACCGCCGACATTGCTAGAAAGCGAGCCGTTAGCCATGACGAAGCCCGCAACACCACCACCGTGGCCATTGGGCGGGGCAATGTGGTGTATGAAATGCTGAATCCAAGCGTAGTTGGCGTTTCCCGACGGCGGTGTGCCATAGCGCCATCGCACATCATCTTGCAGTAACTTGCCGGACCAATCGGAAACGTTGAACGGTGGATTGGCTAGGATATAGTCGGCTTTCAGGTCCGGGTGCAAGTCACGAAGGAAGGTGTCGGCCGGCTGCGAGCCAAGGTTGGCTTCAATGGACCGGATGGCGAGATTCATATGCGCCAGCCGCCAAGTGGTCGGATTGGACTCTTGACCAAAGATGGAGATATCGGTCTTGTTGCCGCCGTGCGCTTCGACAAAACTTTCGGACTGCACGAACATGCCGCCGGAGCCGCAGCACGGATCATAGACACGCCCCTCGTAAGGTTCGATCATCTCGACCAACACCCGCACTACACAGCGTGGTGTAAAAAACTCACCACCCAGCTTTCCCTCGGCTTGGGCGAACTTCCCGAGAAAGTACTCGTAGACTCGACCAAGGGTATCGCGCGCCTTGGCGCGGTCGCCCTTGAAGCCTATGTCTGCGATGAGCTCGATTAGTCCCTTCAGTTTTACCGGCTCGATACCACGGCGAGCATAGTCGCGTGGGAGCTTGTTCTTGAGATTCGGGTTGTCGCGCTCGACGACGAGGATCGCGTCGTCAATCAGTGTGGCGATATCGGGGCGCGTGGCTTGGTTCTGGAGGTTAACCCAGCGCGCCTCCGGCGGCACCCAGAATACTCGTTCAGCGGTGTATTCATCACGATTTTCGAGTAGTGCCTCCTGCTGCGCCCCAGTGATGCCTTCGGCCACAAGCTCATCCTTGAGCTCCTCGCGCCGTGCTTCAAATGAGTCGGATATGTATTTCAAGAACAATAAGCCAAGCACAACATGCTTGTATTCAGCGGCATCAACTTGTCCGCGCAAAGTGTCAGCGGATTTCCAAAGTGTGTCTGTGTAGGCGACTTCGTTGTTGTTGGCCATGTGTGCAACTTTTGCCCTGTGCTCGTAGTGGATGGCAGCCGCCCGGGTCACCACGCAGGGCTGAGCGGACTGGTCCTATAATCCTCGAATTATATCGGCATCTCGTCATATGCTTTGCGTGGCGTCGCGTGACGCCAAGAGCTCCACGCCATTTTGAGTCGTCGACGCTCTAGGAACGGCACAAGGACAATCTTGTCCCTCGCGTCGGGCAAATGGTGGGGCCTGCTGTCTGAAAAGCTCGCCAAAAGCCCAGTTGCCTGAAGGCGTTGCAGCTCTTGTGCGTGCAGCCTTCGATGGTTTAGCCGAAGTCCAGAAAGACCTACTAAGCGGCGGGTTGCAACTCGCCCCTACCCTACGACCAAGCGCTTTCGCTGACCGAGCTGGTCGCCATGGTCAGCGGGCGTCGCATTGTGCTGATGCTCGACGCTTGGGAAAAATCGCCTTCGCTTCGATCCGAACTGGCCACGCTGGAAAGCTATCTACAGCACCCCGAGCAATGGCCACATACCAATGAAGCCAATCGTGGATTGATACACGCGAAGAGCTTCGTCAGAAAGCACACGACGTCCATGCTTCTCGATCCTCAGCCGAACAAGTAGCGCAAGCGCTCGTCAGCCGTGGCTTTGCGAAGGGCAAGCAGGGCGACTTCGACGGCGCGATCACCGACTAAACCGCCGTCATCAGGCTGCCCGGTGCGCCGACCGAACTGATTGCGCAGGCCATCATCACACTGCCCGGTGCCTTGCTGCATAAGGCTCTCCGGGTGCAGTAGGCAAAAAACTGTCATTCCTAAATTGGGCATGGGATGGATTACAATTACACTCGTTGCGCCTGATGGGGGGATAGCTCAGATGGGAGAGCGCGGCGTTCGCAACGCCGAGGTCGGGAGTTCGATCCTCCTTCCCTCCACCAAACACGGTTCATGACCATAATCCCCGAACTGGCTGAAGAACTGCGGCGGATGGCCCTTATCAAGGCCGACCAGCGACGGCAGAAAGCCATCTGGCAGGAGCTGCGCGAGCTGCGGGCCAAGCTGCGCCCGATTGATCGCGCGTGGTCCGATACGCGGCTCGCCCTGAAACAATACGAGTGGGATTACACGCACGTGGTCCCGCAACTTCAGGAGCGGGAGGCCCAGCTGCTGGATGAGATACGCCCGTTCCTCCGGCAAATTGACGCGCTGGAGAAGGAGGCCCGGCGGCTGGACCGCAAGATACGCAAAGCGCAGCAAGCTAGTGAGCGCACGCCGGCAGGTCCGGCCGGATCGAGCACACGTACGCCTGCAAGCCCTTGAGCTTGTCTATTTCCCGTTGGTCGTCACCGGCAACCCCGAAAACGCGGCTCGCAACCGGTCCGTCGCGAAACTGACCACGCAGCATGTTCGATAGTTTCGGCTGCGTCATTCCGAGCACTTCGGCGGCCATCCTTTCGAACGTCGCCACGTTACTATTCTCGCGGTGGCTGCGCTCGAGGTAGTCCTGAGCCTTCAGTCTGCAGGCGAACACGCTCGTTGGCACGGTGCCGGCGGTGCCAGGCGGATTTGTCGGCGGCTTCGCCGGCGCTGATCGTGTGGCCGAATATCGTCGGCGCTTTCTTGCGGCTGCGGGTTAAGCATGCGACTCGAACACGACTTCGACGCGTCCAGCTTTCGTGGAGCGGCGTGCTGGCCCGACGACGATTTGCACGTTGCGTCCGAGCTTCGCAAGGCACTCAAGCATCTTTGCCTCGCTGATTCCGCGAAACTGACCACGCAGCATGTTCGATAGTTTCGGCTGCGTCATTCCGAGCACTTCGGCGGCCCGCATCTGCGTCCATTTCCGAGCCTTGATGATTTCCGCAATCTTCGTTGCGAGTTGCGCCTTTACCAGCATTCCGCCAGCATCAGGCACGCCTAAATCGGCATACACATTACCGCTGCTTTCTTCGATCTCGATCATTTTGCGACTCCTTTCGCATGATCCTCGGCCGCCTTCAGTCGGCTCCGAATGACGTCCATGTCCGGCTTCGGCGTTGCGATGCCGTGCGCGGACTTCTTCTGGAAACAATGCAGCACATAGACGCTTCCCGCCAACTTCACCGTGTACACCGCGCGGTATGTGCCGCCTTCGGCCGATTCCACAACCTCGATCACGCCCGCCGATCCAAAGCCCGATAGCGGTTTCGCGGCCGCGTGCTTTGATCCTGCTTGCGCCAGATGTAGCGCATATCCAAATGTGTCCTTGACGGCCTCGGGCATCGCCATCAAATCCTTCTTGGCGGATCCGATCCAGTGCAGCTTTTTGGGCTTTTTCTCCATGCCCGAAATTATATCTATATAGGTATAAATCGCAAGCGCACTGCCCCGCCCTGCTCGGTGCGTCGGCCGTACCGGGCAATACGCGAGCGGCTCGCGGACGCGCCGCAGGACGGCTCGGCAGAGTGTCGGCAATGGCTGTGCGTGCCCGACGATCGCCGGACGGCTACAGGGGCGCTTATTAGGGCCGGGTGCGCCGGGCGATTGCCATCCAGTGAGACCGGCGTTGCGGCGATACCCTCTGGCGAGATGGCTGTCAGGAGATACCGATCTTTACGGCGGGCCAGCTCGCGTGGGCGAGCATGTAGAGGCTACAGTGTTCTGTCATTTCGATGTCTATACGCGACGCTTGTCGCCGCTCGGCAGAATAGGTCCCGCTGCATTGGTGTACAAATCCCCGGTCAGAAGGCGAGAGCCATTTGCTCATTCGGGCGAAACCTGAAGCGCAACCCTACGACCTTGCGACCGTTTTTTGTCGGCGTCCAATCGACGATCAGGCCGTTCTTTTCGCTCAATTCTTTGACGGCCGGATCGATGACGCGGCGGCGCAGCTCCTTGAAGTTCGTCCGGTAGTTCTGTGGCGCGTCCATCGCGTGTTCAAACTCTTCGAGAGTGGGTTCCCATTTGCCAGCCCCGTTCCAGCTTTTCAAGTTCTCGAATAGGCGCCACGAATAAACACTGCGCAGCGCAGCCGCGTGCTTCAACTTGTATGTCGTGAATTCCTGCCGCAAGCAGAACAGGTATGGGCGCACGTCGGGGTGCCAAGTGATTGTCACGGTCCCCTGCCCCTTCGAGTACTTAGCCCGCAACAGCCACGCATGCTTGATTTCGTCCCCTTTCCGGTCCCGATCAGGCCGCACAATCAGTTTCGTCAACAGCTTGTCGGCGCCGTCCTGTAGCTGCTCATAGGCTGTATCC containing:
- a CDS encoding class I SAM-dependent DNA methyltransferase; its protein translation is MANNNEVAYTDTLWKSADTLRGQVDAAEYKHVVLGLLFLKYISDSFEARREELKDELVAEGITGAQQEALLENRDEYTAERVFWVPPEARWVNLQNQATRPDIATLIDDAILVVERDNPNLKNKLPRDYARRGIEPVKLKGLIELIADIGFKGDRAKARDTLGRVYEYFLGKFAQAEGKLGGEFFTPRCVVRVLVEMIEPYEGRVYDPCCGSGGMFVQSESFVEAHGGNKTDISIFGQESNPTTWRLAHMNLAIRSIEANLGSQPADTFLRDLHPDLKADYILANPPFNVSDWSGKLLQDDVRWRYGTPPSGNANYAWIQHFIHHIAPPNGHGGGVAGFVMANGSLSSNVGGEGEIRKRIVEADLVDCIVALPTQLFFTTGIPVCLWFVTRDKSGRNLKYGGRDRTSETLFIDARKLGSMETRTLRVLSGGEDGETLMAGGQGDPKPDTDIGRIIYAFRQWRGEKRPEWWDEAQHGTWSYSDIPGFCNAANIEEIKKHGFVLTPSRYVGAEEQQNDGEPFAEKYSRLLEELDRHFATSEQLTAVIRAQLNKVTNAS
- a CDS encoding helix-turn-helix transcriptional regulator; translation: MIEIEESSGNVYADLGVPDAGGMLVKAQLATKIAEIIKARKWTQMRAAEVLGMTQPKLSNMLRGQFRGISEAKMLECLAKLGRNVQIVVGPARRSTKAGRVEVVFESHA
- a CDS encoding type II toxin-antitoxin system RelE/ParE family toxin, with amino-acid sequence MEKKPKKLHWIGSAKKDLMAMPEAVKDTFGYALHLAQAGSKHAAAKPLSGFGSAGVIEVVESAEGGTYRAVYTVKLAGSVYVLHCFQKKSAHGIATPKPDMDVIRSRLKAAEDHAKGVAK
- a CDS encoding replication initiation protein, which produces MTKTLTAKPNSQTAIADRQVTMANIIVRASHNLNLSEKRMIAAGLAASDTTDGRALTEEKFWTVKLSAMEYAETFDISLDTAYEQLQDGADKLLTKLIVRPDRDRKGDEIKHAWLLRAKYSKGQGTVTITWHPDVRPYLFCLRQEFTTYKLKHAAALRSVYSWRLFENLKSWNGAGKWEPTLEEFEHAMDAPQNYRTNFKELRRRVIDPAVKELSEKNGLIVDWTPTKNGRKVVGLRFRFRPNEQMALAF